A single genomic interval of Bos javanicus breed banteng chromosome 8, ARS-OSU_banteng_1.0, whole genome shotgun sequence harbors:
- the PHF2 gene encoding lysine-specific demethylase PHF2 isoform X4, with the protein MATVPVYCVCRLPYDVTRFMIECDACKDWFHGSCVGVEEEEAPDIDIYHCPNCEKTHGKSTLKKKRTWHKHGPGQTPEVKPVQNGSQLFIKELRSRTFPSAEDVVARVSGSQLTLGYMEEHGFTEPILVPKKEGLGLAVPAPTFYVSDVENYVGPERSVDVTDVTKQKDCKMKLKEFVDYYYSTNRKRVLNLTNLEFSDTRMSSFVDPPDIVKKLSWVENYWPDDALLAKPKVAKYCLICVKDSYTDFHIDSGGASAWYHVLKGEKIFYLIKPASANISLYERWQSASNHSEMFFADQVDKCYKCTLKQGQTLFIPSGWIYATLTPVDCLAFAGHFLHSLSVEMQMRAYEVERRLKLGSLTQFPNFETACWYMGKHLLEAFKSSHKSGKQLPPHLVQGAKILNGAFRSWTRKQALAEHEDELPEHFKPSQLIKDLAKEIRLSENASKASRPEVTAAVSSDEVCFGDREKEEPPSPIEASPPRSFLEKVSKKKTPKTVKMPKPSKVPKPPKPPKPPKSLKLKDGSKKKGKKCRGSASPTIPNLDLLEAHTKEALTKIEPPKKGKATKNVLSVPNKEVISTQNDVERLEIREQTKSKSEAKWKYKNSKPDSLLKMEEEQKLEKSPLSGNKDTKFSFSFSNKKLLGSKALKPQPGPGVFGALQNFKEDKPQPVRDEYEYVSDDGELKIDEFPIRRKKNAPKRDLSFLLDKKEPLPTPVTKPKLDSALYKSDDSSDEGSLHIDTDTKPARNAKVKKDSGGSAAGILDLLQASEEVGALEYNPNSQPPASPSTQEAIQGMLSMANLQASDSCLQTTWGAGQAKGSSLAAHGARKNGAGGKSAGKRLLKRAAKNSVDLDDYEEEQDHLDACFKDSDYVYPSLESDEDSPVFKSRSKKRKGSDDAPYSPTARVGPSVPRQDRPVREGTRVASIETGLAAAAAKLSQQEEQKSKKKKNTKRKLAPNTTSPSASASAGTTSASTTSASTTSASTTSASTTPASTTPASTSTASSQASQEGSSPEPPPESHSSSLVDHEYTAAGTFTGAQAGRASQPMAPGVFLTQRRPSSSSPNNTAAKGKRTKKGMATAKQRLGKILKIHRNGKLLL; encoded by the exons tgcagaagatgtggtAGCCCGCGTGTCGGGCAGCCAGCTCACACTGGGCTACATGGAAGAGCATGGCTTCACCGAGCCCATCCTTGTCCCCAAGAAAGAGGGGCTGGGCCTGGCGGTCCCAGCCCCCACCTTCTACGTCAGTGACGTCGAGAACTACGTGG GCCCGGAGCGAAGTGTGGATGTGACAGACGTCACCAAGCAGAAGGACTGCAAGATGAAGCTGAAGGAGTTTGTGGACTATTACTACAGCACCAACCGCAAGCGGGTCCTCAACCTCACCAACCTTGAGTTCTCTGACACCAG AATGTCCAGCTTTGTGGACCCTCCTGACATCGTGAAGAAACTGTCCTGGGTGGAAAACTACTGGCCTGACGATGCCCTGCTGGCCAAGCCCAAGGTGGCCAAGTACTGCCTGATCTGTGTGAAGGACAGCTACACCGACTTTCACATCGACTCCGGGGGCGCCTCTGCCTGGTACCATGTGCTCAAG GGGGAGAAGATCTTCTATCTCATCAAGCCAGCTTCAGCCAACATCTCCCTGTATGAGCGCTGGCAGTCAGCCTCAAACCACAGCGAGATGTTTTTTGCCGATCAGGTGGATAAATGCTACAAGTGCACCCTCAAACAGGGCCAGACCCTCTTCATTCCCTCGG GCTGGATTTACGCCACTCTGACGCCTGTGGACTGCCTGGCCTTCGCGGGACATTTCCTCCACAGCCTGAGTGTGGAGATGCAGATGAG AGCATACGAAGTGGAAAGAAGGTTGAAACTGGGCAGCCTGACTCAGTTTCCCAACTTCGAAACTGCCTGCTGGTACATGGGGAAGCACCTGCTGGAGGCGTTCAAAA GTTCTCACAAATCTGGGAAGCAGCTGCCCCCTCATTTAGTCCAAGGAGCTAAAATTCTCAATGGTGCTTTCAGATCATGGACGAGAAAGCAG GCTTTGGCAGAACATGAGGACGAGCTCCCAGAGCACTTCAAACCCTCGCAGCTCATCAAAGACCTCGCCAAAGAGATCCGGCTCAGTGAG AATGCCTCCAAGGCCTCCCGACCTGAAGTAACTGCGGCTGTCTCCTCAGACGAGGTCTGTTTTGGGGACCGGGAAAAGGAGGAGCCCCCATCCCCCATTGAGGCCAGCCCTCCGCGGTCCTTCCTGGAGAAAGTGTCCAAAAAAAAGACTCCCAAAACCGTGAAGATGCCCAAGCCGTCCAAAGTTCCTAAGCCCCCCAAGCCCCCCAAGCCTCCCAAGTCACTGAAGCTCAAGGATGGGagcaagaagaaagggaagaagtgcAGGGGCTCAGCATCACCCACCATCCCCAACCTGGACCTGTTGGAGGCCCACACCAAGGAGGCACTGACCAAGATCGAGCCTCCTAAGAAGGGCAAG GCCACAAAGAATGTCCTGAGTGTGCCCAACAAGGAGGTGATCAGCACGCAGAATGACGTGGAGCGGTTGGAAATCCGAGAGCAAACTAAGAGCAAGTCAGAGGCCAAATGGAAGTATaag AACAGCAAACCTGACTCCCtgctgaagatggaggaagagcaGAAGTTGGAGAAGTCTCCTCTGTCAGGGAACAAGGACACCAagttctccttctccttctccaacaAGAAACTGCTTGG CTCCAAGGCCCTCAAGCCACAGCCCGGCCCAGGGGTGTTCGGGGCCTTGCAGAACTTCAAGGAGGACAAGCCCCAGCCGGTGCGGGATGAGTATGAATATGTGTCGGATGATGGGGAGCTCAAGATTGACGAATTCCCtattaggagaaagaaaaatgctcCGAAGAGGGACTTGTCCT TCCTACTGGACAAGAAGGAGCCGCTGCCCACGCCCGTTACAAAGCCAAAGCTGGACTCGGCGCTCTACAAG AGCGATGACTCCTCTGATGAGGGCTCACTGCACATAGACACGGACACCAAGCCCGCCCGCAATGCCAAAGTGAAGAAGGACAGCGGGGGTTCAGCCGCGGGCATCCTGGACCTGCTTCAGGCCAGTGAGGAGGTTGGCGCACTCGAGTACAACCCCAACAG CCagccccccgcctcccccagcacacaggaagccaTTCAGGGAATGCTGTCCATGGCCAACCTGCAGGCTTCCGACTCCTGCCTGCAGACCACGTGGGGTGCTGGCCAGGCCAAGGGCAGCTCGCTGGCCGCCCATGGTGCCCGGAAGAACGGGGCTGGTGGGAAGAGCGCAGGCAAGCGGTTGCTGAAGAGGGCGGCCAAGAACAGCGTGGACCTGGACGATTATGAGGAGGAGCAGGACCACCTGGACGCCTGCTTCAAGGACTCGGACTATG TTTACCCCTCCCTGGAGTCGGATGAGGACAGTCCTGTTTTCAAGTCCCGGTCTAAGAAGAGGAAAGGCTCGGATGACGCCCCCTATAGCCCGACAG CGCGGGTTGGCCCATCGGTGCCAAGGCAAGACAGGCCTGTGCGCGAGGGGACCAGAGTGGCCTCCATTGAGACTGGGCTGGCAGCTGCCGCAGCCAAACTGTCGCAGCAG GAGGagcagaaaagcaaaaagaaaaagaacaccaAAAGGAAGCTGGCTCCCAACACCACCTCCCCCTCTGCCTCCGCCTCTGCCGGCACCACCTCAGCCAGCACCACCTCGGCCTCCACCACCTCGGCCTCCACCACCTCGGCCTCCACCACCCCGGCCTCCACCACTCCGGCCTCCACCAGCACGGCCAGCAGCCAGGCCTCACAGGAGGGCAGCTCACCTGAGCCCCCGCCAGAGTCCCACAGCAGCAGCCTGGTCGACCATGAGTACACAGCAGCTGGCACCTTCACTGGGGCCCAAGCCGGCCGTGCCTCTCAGCCCATGGCCCCCGGGGTCTTCCTCACGCAGAGGAGGCCCTCCTCATCATCCCCCAACAACACCGCTGCCAAAG GAAAACGTACAAAAAAGGGCATGGCCACTGCCAAACAGAGGCTtgggaaaattttgaaaattcatcGGAATGGAAAACTACTCCTTTAA
- the PHF2 gene encoding lysine-specific demethylase PHF2 isoform X3 codes for MATVPVYCVCRLPYDVTRFMIECDACKDWFHGSCVGVEEEEAPDIDIYHCPNCEKTHGKSTLKKKRTWHKHGPGQTPEVKPVQNGSQLFIKELRSRTFPSAEDVVARVSGSQLTLGYMEEHGFTEPILVPKKEGLGLAVPAPTFYVSDVENYVGPERSVDVTDVTKQKDCKMKLKEFVDYYYSTNRKRVLNLTNLEFSDTRMSSFVDPPDIVKKLSWVENYWPDDALLAKPKVAKYCLICVKDSYTDFHIDSGGASAWYHVLKGEKIFYLIKPASANISLYERWQSASNHSEMFFADQVDKCYKCTLKQGQTLFIPSGWIYATLTPVDCLAFAGHFLHSLSVEMQMRAYEVERRLKLGSLTQFPNFETACWYMGKHLLEAFKSSHKSGKQLPPHLVQGAKILNGAFRSWTRKQALAEHEDELPEHFKPSQLIKDLAKEIRLSENASKASRPEVTAAVSSDEVCFGDREKEEPPSPIEASPPRSFLEKVSKKKTPKTVKMPKPSKVPKPPKPPKPPKSLKLKDGSKKKGKKCRGSASPTIPNLDLLEAHTKEALTKIEPPKKGKATKNVLSVPNKEVISTQNDVERLEIREQTKSKSEAKWKYKNSKPDSLLKMEEEQKLEKSPLSGNKDTKFSFSFSNKKLLGSKALKPQPGPGVFGALQNFKEDKPQPVRDEYEYVSDDGELKIDEFPIRRKKNAPKRDLSFLLDKKEPLPTPVTKPKLDSALYKQSDDSSDEGSLHIDTDTKPARNAKVKKDSGGSAAGILDLLQASEEVGALEYNPNSQPPASPSTQEAIQGMLSMANLQASDSCLQTTWGAGQAKGSSLAAHGARKNGAGGKSAGKRLLKRAAKNSVDLDDYEEEQDHLDACFKDSDYVYPSLESDEDSPVFKSRSKKRKGSDDAPYSPTARVGPSVPRQDRPVREGTRVASIETGLAAAAAKLSQQEEQKSKKKKNTKRKLAPNTTSPSASASAGTTSASTTSASTTSASTTSASTTPASTTPASTSTASSQASQEGSSPEPPPESHSSSLVDHEYTAAGTFTGAQAGRASQPMAPGVFLTQRRPSSSSPNNTAAKGKRTKKGMATAKQRLGKILKIHRNGKLLL; via the exons tgcagaagatgtggtAGCCCGCGTGTCGGGCAGCCAGCTCACACTGGGCTACATGGAAGAGCATGGCTTCACCGAGCCCATCCTTGTCCCCAAGAAAGAGGGGCTGGGCCTGGCGGTCCCAGCCCCCACCTTCTACGTCAGTGACGTCGAGAACTACGTGG GCCCGGAGCGAAGTGTGGATGTGACAGACGTCACCAAGCAGAAGGACTGCAAGATGAAGCTGAAGGAGTTTGTGGACTATTACTACAGCACCAACCGCAAGCGGGTCCTCAACCTCACCAACCTTGAGTTCTCTGACACCAG AATGTCCAGCTTTGTGGACCCTCCTGACATCGTGAAGAAACTGTCCTGGGTGGAAAACTACTGGCCTGACGATGCCCTGCTGGCCAAGCCCAAGGTGGCCAAGTACTGCCTGATCTGTGTGAAGGACAGCTACACCGACTTTCACATCGACTCCGGGGGCGCCTCTGCCTGGTACCATGTGCTCAAG GGGGAGAAGATCTTCTATCTCATCAAGCCAGCTTCAGCCAACATCTCCCTGTATGAGCGCTGGCAGTCAGCCTCAAACCACAGCGAGATGTTTTTTGCCGATCAGGTGGATAAATGCTACAAGTGCACCCTCAAACAGGGCCAGACCCTCTTCATTCCCTCGG GCTGGATTTACGCCACTCTGACGCCTGTGGACTGCCTGGCCTTCGCGGGACATTTCCTCCACAGCCTGAGTGTGGAGATGCAGATGAG AGCATACGAAGTGGAAAGAAGGTTGAAACTGGGCAGCCTGACTCAGTTTCCCAACTTCGAAACTGCCTGCTGGTACATGGGGAAGCACCTGCTGGAGGCGTTCAAAA GTTCTCACAAATCTGGGAAGCAGCTGCCCCCTCATTTAGTCCAAGGAGCTAAAATTCTCAATGGTGCTTTCAGATCATGGACGAGAAAGCAG GCTTTGGCAGAACATGAGGACGAGCTCCCAGAGCACTTCAAACCCTCGCAGCTCATCAAAGACCTCGCCAAAGAGATCCGGCTCAGTGAG AATGCCTCCAAGGCCTCCCGACCTGAAGTAACTGCGGCTGTCTCCTCAGACGAGGTCTGTTTTGGGGACCGGGAAAAGGAGGAGCCCCCATCCCCCATTGAGGCCAGCCCTCCGCGGTCCTTCCTGGAGAAAGTGTCCAAAAAAAAGACTCCCAAAACCGTGAAGATGCCCAAGCCGTCCAAAGTTCCTAAGCCCCCCAAGCCCCCCAAGCCTCCCAAGTCACTGAAGCTCAAGGATGGGagcaagaagaaagggaagaagtgcAGGGGCTCAGCATCACCCACCATCCCCAACCTGGACCTGTTGGAGGCCCACACCAAGGAGGCACTGACCAAGATCGAGCCTCCTAAGAAGGGCAAG GCCACAAAGAATGTCCTGAGTGTGCCCAACAAGGAGGTGATCAGCACGCAGAATGACGTGGAGCGGTTGGAAATCCGAGAGCAAACTAAGAGCAAGTCAGAGGCCAAATGGAAGTATaag AACAGCAAACCTGACTCCCtgctgaagatggaggaagagcaGAAGTTGGAGAAGTCTCCTCTGTCAGGGAACAAGGACACCAagttctccttctccttctccaacaAGAAACTGCTTGG CTCCAAGGCCCTCAAGCCACAGCCCGGCCCAGGGGTGTTCGGGGCCTTGCAGAACTTCAAGGAGGACAAGCCCCAGCCGGTGCGGGATGAGTATGAATATGTGTCGGATGATGGGGAGCTCAAGATTGACGAATTCCCtattaggagaaagaaaaatgctcCGAAGAGGGACTTGTCCT TCCTACTGGACAAGAAGGAGCCGCTGCCCACGCCCGTTACAAAGCCAAAGCTGGACTCGGCGCTCTACAAG CAGAGCGATGACTCCTCTGATGAGGGCTCACTGCACATAGACACGGACACCAAGCCCGCCCGCAATGCCAAAGTGAAGAAGGACAGCGGGGGTTCAGCCGCGGGCATCCTGGACCTGCTTCAGGCCAGTGAGGAGGTTGGCGCACTCGAGTACAACCCCAACAG CCagccccccgcctcccccagcacacaggaagccaTTCAGGGAATGCTGTCCATGGCCAACCTGCAGGCTTCCGACTCCTGCCTGCAGACCACGTGGGGTGCTGGCCAGGCCAAGGGCAGCTCGCTGGCCGCCCATGGTGCCCGGAAGAACGGGGCTGGTGGGAAGAGCGCAGGCAAGCGGTTGCTGAAGAGGGCGGCCAAGAACAGCGTGGACCTGGACGATTATGAGGAGGAGCAGGACCACCTGGACGCCTGCTTCAAGGACTCGGACTATG TTTACCCCTCCCTGGAGTCGGATGAGGACAGTCCTGTTTTCAAGTCCCGGTCTAAGAAGAGGAAAGGCTCGGATGACGCCCCCTATAGCCCGACAG CGCGGGTTGGCCCATCGGTGCCAAGGCAAGACAGGCCTGTGCGCGAGGGGACCAGAGTGGCCTCCATTGAGACTGGGCTGGCAGCTGCCGCAGCCAAACTGTCGCAGCAG GAGGagcagaaaagcaaaaagaaaaagaacaccaAAAGGAAGCTGGCTCCCAACACCACCTCCCCCTCTGCCTCCGCCTCTGCCGGCACCACCTCAGCCAGCACCACCTCGGCCTCCACCACCTCGGCCTCCACCACCTCGGCCTCCACCACCCCGGCCTCCACCACTCCGGCCTCCACCAGCACGGCCAGCAGCCAGGCCTCACAGGAGGGCAGCTCACCTGAGCCCCCGCCAGAGTCCCACAGCAGCAGCCTGGTCGACCATGAGTACACAGCAGCTGGCACCTTCACTGGGGCCCAAGCCGGCCGTGCCTCTCAGCCCATGGCCCCCGGGGTCTTCCTCACGCAGAGGAGGCCCTCCTCATCATCCCCCAACAACACCGCTGCCAAAG GAAAACGTACAAAAAAGGGCATGGCCACTGCCAAACAGAGGCTtgggaaaattttgaaaattcatcGGAATGGAAAACTACTCCTTTAA